The genomic window GGGCCGGCCCGGAGGGGTGGGGCGTTGCCGCTATCCGAAGACGAACAGCGGATTCTCCACGAGATCGAGCGGAGCTTCTACGAGAACGACCCGGACTTCTACCGCCGGGCCACCTCCGAGACGCTGTACCGCCACGCCGGCCGGAACTGCAAGTGGGCGCTGGCGGGGTTCGTGGCCGGGCTGGCCGTGCTCGTGGTCTCGTTCGCCTCGTCGATCTGGCTCGGGTTCGTCGGGTTCCTGATCATGCTGTCCTGCGCCATCGTCTTCGAGGCCAACGCCCGCAAGATGGGCCGGGCCGGCTGGCAGCAGATGTCGAGCTCGATCCGGTCGCGGGGGCTGCCGGACGTGATCTCGGAGACGGGTCGCAAGCTTCGCGAACGGTTCAAGCGGGACTGAGACCGGCGCGACCGGGGACTGAGCCCCGAGCCGGTCAGCTCCGGCTGACCGACCTCCGGGGCCGGGGGTCGAGCCACCACCGGACCCGGCGCCACCGCCCCGCCTGCAGGAGCACCGCCCGCTCCACACCGGCGGCCCGGGCCTCCGCCGCCTGCGACGCGCCCTGGGACCGCCCCGCCGGGGCGTAGGCGGCGTTGGCGGCGTCGGTGGCCAGCTCCTCCAGGACCCGGGCCGCGTCCGGTCCCAGCCCGACCGCGG from Acidimicrobiales bacterium includes these protein-coding regions:
- a CDS encoding DUF3040 domain-containing protein, which encodes MPLSEDEQRILHEIERSFYENDPDFYRRATSETLYRHAGRNCKWALAGFVAGLAVLVVSFASSIWLGFVGFLIMLSCAIVFEANARKMGRAGWQQMSSSIRSRGLPDVISETGRKLRERFKRD